A segment of the Candidatus Effluviviaceae Genus V sp. genome:
AGCGCCCCGCCGAGGTCGAACCCAACGTACTCCGGTTCACGGGTGAGCTCGTTCTCCCGCTCGATGAGCGCGTAGTCGAAGTACGTCTCTGGAAGAAGGTCCTCAGACTCCGGGATGAGGTCCAGTACCCGCATCCCGTCGAAGTGCTGGCGCTTGCCCGGACGGACGACGTTGCCGGTCAGGAAGACGACGTTCTCCTCCCGGTCGCGCACGGGGTAGACCTTCACGAGGTCGCCGTCCTGCACGGTCCACAGATCGGTCGCCGCCAGCGACAGGTCGTAGGTCGTCCTCCCTGACTTCTCGACGCGCTCGAGCTGCAGCAGACCGTCATGGGCGGTCGGTGTGAATCCGCCGGCAAGCTCGAGGAGCTCGGCCACGGTCGTGCCGTCGTCGATCTCGTAGATCGCCGGTCTCAGGACCTCGCCGGCGACTCCCACCATCGGACCGACCGGCGGAACGAAGACGACGTCGCCCGGCATCAGGCGTACGTCACCGGACGTGTCGCCCTCGAGCAGCAGGTCGTAGAGATCGAGCGTCGCTACCAGCTCCCCTTCGCGCTTGAGCTGAACGTCCCGGAGGCTCCCGATCTTACGCACCCCGCCGCTGGCGAGCAGGGCGTTGGTCAGTGTCGAGAGCCCGCTGACCGTGTAGCTCCCGGGCTGAAAGACCTCTCCGAGAACGAAGATCCGGATCGACCGCAGTCGACCCATGGAAACGCTGACCTCGACGCCAATCATCCGACGCTCCACGTCCCGGGCGATCGTTTCTTTCATCTCGCGGAACGTGAGGCCGGCCACGGTGATGGGACCGAGCTCGGGGAAGGCGATGACCCCGTCGCGGTCGACCGTCAGCGTGGTCGTCCTGTTCGTCTTGCCGTAGAGCTGGACGACGACCTCGTCGCCGGGGCCGATGATGTAGTCCGGGCTCACGGGGATGTCGGTGGCCGGCGCGAAGGTCGTCGGCGCCCCGGCGAAGAGCTCGTATCCGAACTGGCGGAGGTCGCGGTCGACGACCAGCGGCTCGGCCTCCGACACGAAGTTCTCGAACGCGCTCCGGATGCTCTCGCCCTCAGGGGTCTCCGCGAGCGGCGACCCGAGCGTGTCGGGCACGGCCGGCGCCTCATCTCCGGAGAGGCGACGCTCCAGGTCGCTCGTCTCCTGCTGCCGCGGCGACGTGACGTCCGGCGTGCTGACGTCGCGTTCCGGCGACGTCGCCGACTCCGGAACGACGCCGTACTCCCGGAGCAGGCGCTCTCGCTCCGCCTGCGGCAGGCTTCTCAGGACGTCCAGCTGGGCTTCGGTGGGTGTCTGCGCGATTGCGGGAAGGGAGAGGCTGAGAGCGGCGACTGCGACCGCCAGGGCACGCAGGCTGCGCTTCCGGCAGATCATCATCGGTCCTCCGGATCGATCCCATGAGGATCAGTTCGGCAAGCACCAACGCCGCGTGCAGGCGAAGCTGCGCGCGGTTCTGCTCGAGGCCGTGACGCGTCACGGGACGTTCGAAGGCCCGATGGGGTCACATGACGGCCTCGCCCGGATTCTGTAAGCCCTGGCGCCTTGTGTCAATAGCCAAGCAGGAAACCCGCCGGTGCGGAAAGGAAGAGGGGCGGCGCTCATGCACCGCCCCTCCCGTCTGCACCCTCAGGAAGCGTCCGCCTACCTGAGGAGCGCGATTCTGGAAGTTCCGGTTCGAACGGGGGTCTCGACCCGCAGGAAGTAGATGCCGCTCGCCGCACGCTGTCCGTCGCCTCCGGTACCGTCCCACGTGAGCGAGACGGGTCCGGCCTGCATCGGACGGTTCGCAAGCACGCTCACCCGCCTGCCGGCGACGTCATGGACGGAGACGCGGACGCGCCCGGCCCGCTCGTTCGTGAACGAGAGCGTCGTGGCGCCCGAGGAGGGGTTCGGCCGCGACATGACGATCAGCCTGTCGCGCCCGCCTTCCTCGGGAACGTCGAGCGGCGCGGAGTACATGGCGTCGTGTGCCTGCACGATGCCCCACCCCATCAGCGTGTCCGGAGAGCTTGACAACGTGCCTGTCGAACGGAGCGCCGCGATCGTCTCGCACGGGGTCCAGTCGGGATGTCCCTGGAGCAGAAGCCCCACGGCACCGGCGGTCAGCGGACACGAGAACGACGTCCCGCTGGAGCTTCCGTAGCTTGCGGTGTCGGCCGTCGTCGCCACGAACGCGTAGAGCCCGAGCGCCATGACATCCGGTTTGATGCGGCCGTCATAGGTCGGACCGACGGAGCTGAACGCCGTGCGGATGCCGGACGAGTCGACCGCACCGACTGAAAGCACGCTGTCGCCGTCCGCCGGGGCGATCATGTAGAGCCAGGGGTCATTGCCCTCGTTGCCCATCGAGTTGACGCAGAGCATACCCCTCGCGGCCGCCATATCGGCCGCGACGGTCGTGACGGCCGTCTCGCCGTCCATGTCCTCGTACGTGTACCAGTAGAGATACCCCAGCGAGCTCGAGACGACGTCGGCACCCAGGCTGTCGGCCCACTCGACGGCCTCGACCCAGTAATCCTCCTCGACCTGGATCTCCTGGTCGACGATCTCGGTCTTGGCCAGAAGGAAGCTCGCGTTGTACGAGCCTCCGTAGATGACGCCCTCCTTCATGGCTCCGACGCACGACAGCGTCGCGGTTCCGTGGCTGTCCTGCCCCGAGGGGTCACCGGGTTCGTTCGCCGTCTCGGTGTCGTCGTTGATGAAGTCGCGCTCCCCGACGATGTCGAGGTGACGGAACGCTTCATGGTCGGTATCGAAACCCGTATCGAGCATCGCGATGAGAACGCCGCTGCCGTCGAAGCCGTCGTCGTGAAGAAGGGGGACCTGGATCTGCTCGAGCTGGCTCTGCGACGAGCCGTAGTCGAGCGACCTCCCGCGCGGCGCCGGCAGATCGGTCGCCGGCTCCGCGGGCGTGATCTCCGGAAGCTCCTTCGTGCCCCGCCCGACCGGACGGACCTCTCGGACGAACGGAAATGCGGCGAGCTCGGCGAGCGCTGTGTCGTCGCCGCGGACGGAGACGGCGTTGAGCCAGCGGCTCCGTGTGACGATCTCGACGCCGGTGCCCGCGACGGCGTCGACGTACGCCTCCACCACAGGAAGGTCGTTCTCGTTGAGCTCCATTCCGACGCGGGCCCGTCGGGCGAGCGCGCGCTCCGTGAGGACGGCGCGCGCCTCGTCGAGTGCCGCGGCCCGCTCTCCGGACGGGATGCCCTTGTCCTCGAAGAAGACCCAGAAGCGGCCGGCCGTTGGTGCGTCCCGGCGCTCCCTCTCGAGCACGTCGCCCGTCGCCGCCGTGAGCGCGGCGGCCGGAGCGACCGACACTGTCAGAGTCAGGAACAGGGCGAGGAAACGGGGGCGCATGCGAGAGGCTCCTTCCATGAGGGTTCTGTTTCTACATTATAGCAAGAATAGCGCGGAGGGGCAACAGAGGTCGACCGGCGGCGTCGGACAGGTCAGACACGGGTCAGCCGCGCCAGCAGCACGCACCGGAAGGGGCGCAGCAGAGACGCGGCGTTGACCGCGCGCTCGTAGAGCACGCCCGCGAGGAAGAGCCCAGGGTTGGAGATGAGGTACTCGGGGGTCCCCTCGAACGTGCGGACCTCGGCATCGAGTCCGCACCTGTGAGCGCAGCGACTGATGGCCCGGACGGTGTTCATGCGGTAGCGCGTCCTGTGCGTCTCGCCCTCCGGCCGACCGCGACGGTGATTGTACGCAACGTGGAACCAGTGAGGCGTCAGTCGTCCCGCAACACCGACGTAGTGGTCGAGGTTCGGGGTCTTCAGATAGAGCGACCCGCCCTTCCGCAGAACCCGAATCGAGGCGACGACGAGCGCGACCGGATCATCGAGATGCTCGACGACGTTGTTCGCGATCACCGCGTCGAAGGCCTCATCGGGAAAGGGCATCGTCTCGAACCCGGAGACGAGAGCGCGGGTGAGCGACGGATTCGAGAGGACCGCCGGGTCGAGGTCGATGCCGGTCACGCTCCGGGACGTCGTGCGCAGCCCGTGGACCCGGGTGTGCCCGGGGCCGGCACCGATCTCCAGGACATCGGCGCGTTCGGGGAGCTTGCTCCGGATCCAGTGGAAGAACGCCTCGTCGGCGTCGGCCGTGAGCCGGTCCGGGTAGAATCGCTCGGCCAGACGCGCCACGCGTCCATTGGAGATCGCTCTCCCGATTCGACGCGACGACGCCATGACGCCTACTCCTTGAAGTCCCCCGACTCGAGTTCGACAGTCTTCAGGATGTCATAGACGCTCGTGTGATGCAGCCCGGCCTTCTCGGCCGTCGCGCGGACGTTACCTCTCGTGATGCGGAGCAGGTGGGAGAAGTAGCGCTGCTGGAACCGGCGTGTCATGCGTTCCAGTTCCTCCTTATACGGCGGAACGACCGTGTCGACCCCGTAGTCGAAGCCGAAGTCGAGGTCCTCGACCTGAATGGTGTCGCCGCGGGTGCGGAGCGTCGCACGCGAGATGACCGCCAGGAGCTCCCGGACGTTGCCGCCCGACCAGTCGTGCTCCTCGAGTGAGGCGATCGCGCTCGCCGAGATGCCGGTCACGTGATGCCGCTTCGCCTCGGCGGCAGCCCTGGGAACGAGCGCTGCCGCGGTCGGGCCGATGTCCTCCCGCCGCTCGCGAAGAGGCGGTATCCGGATCACGGCCTTCGCCAGACGCTGATAGAGCTCGGGACGGAACGTCCCGTCCTGGATCATGCCGTCCAGAGGGAGCACCGACGCGGAGACGATGCGCGCGTGAGTGGCCCGGCTGACGCTCTCACCGACGCGCTCGAACGTCCCGTCCTCGAGAACGCGCAGCAGCTTCGCCTGGATGCCCGGTGAGAGATCCTGAATCTCGTCGAGGAAGAGCGTTCCGCGATCGGCCAGCTCGAAGCGGCCGACCCGGTCGCGGTACGCCTCGGCGTGACCGCCCTTCGCGACACCGAAGAGCTCCGCCTCAGCGAGCGTCTCCGGGATCGCCGCGGAGCAGACCGGGACGAATGCACCGACGTCCGCCCGTTCCCCGAGCTCATGAATGGCCCGCGCGACGAGCTCCTTGCCGGTGCCCGTCTCGCCCTCGATGAGGACCTTGATGTCGGTGTCGGCCAGCTCGGCTATCTGTTCCTTGATACTCCTGATGGCGGGGCTGACCCCCGCAATCCGGGCGAGAGCATCCGGCTCGTCCTCCGACGGCGGCGGAACGGCCCTCCGGAGTCGCCCGTGTTCGATGGCCTTCTCGGCCACGTGCCTGAGTTCCTTGAGCG
Coding sequences within it:
- a CDS encoding response regulator; the protein is MTRRKPQVLIVDDEPYGADIAARLEREFSFDVVETFTEAQRRIEDKRYDLALLDIDLGDGPNGIDLLKWVRSQDMLLPAIMLTKIADMEKIVESISNGAFYYIIKGRTATLKELRHVAEKAIEHGRLRRAVPPPSEDEPDALARIAGVSPAIRSIKEQIAELADTDIKVLIEGETGTGKELVARAIHELGERADVGAFVPVCSAAIPETLAEAELFGVAKGGHAEAYRDRVGRFELADRGTLFLDEIQDLSPGIQAKLLRVLEDGTFERVGESVSRATHARIVSASVLPLDGMIQDGTFRPELYQRLAKAVIRIPPLRERREDIGPTAAALVPRAAAEAKRHHVTGISASAIASLEEHDWSGGNVRELLAVISRATLRTRGDTIQVEDLDFGFDYGVDTVVPPYKEELERMTRRFQQRYFSHLLRITRGNVRATAEKAGLHHTSVYDILKTVELESGDFKE
- a CDS encoding methyltransferase domain-containing protein — its product is MASSRRIGRAISNGRVARLAERFYPDRLTADADEAFFHWIRSKLPERADVLEIGAGPGHTRVHGLRTTSRSVTGIDLDPAVLSNPSLTRALVSGFETMPFPDEAFDAVIANNVVEHLDDPVALVVASIRVLRKGGSLYLKTPNLDHYVGVAGRLTPHWFHVAYNHRRGRPEGETHRTRYRMNTVRAISRCAHRCGLDAEVRTFEGTPEYLISNPGLFLAGVLYERAVNAASLLRPFRCVLLARLTRV
- a CDS encoding S8 family serine peptidase, with protein sequence MEGASRMRPRFLALFLTLTVSVAPAAALTAATGDVLERERRDAPTAGRFWVFFEDKGIPSGERAAALDEARAVLTERALARRARVGMELNENDLPVVEAYVDAVAGTGVEIVTRSRWLNAVSVRGDDTALAELAAFPFVREVRPVGRGTKELPEITPAEPATDLPAPRGRSLDYGSSQSQLEQIQVPLLHDDGFDGSGVLIAMLDTGFDTDHEAFRHLDIVGERDFINDDTETANEPGDPSGQDSHGTATLSCVGAMKEGVIYGGSYNASFLLAKTEIVDQEIQVEEDYWVEAVEWADSLGADVVSSSLGYLYWYTYEDMDGETAVTTVAADMAAARGMLCVNSMGNEGNDPWLYMIAPADGDSVLSVGAVDSSGIRTAFSSVGPTYDGRIKPDVMALGLYAFVATTADTASYGSSSGTSFSCPLTAGAVGLLLQGHPDWTPCETIAALRSTGTLSSSPDTLMGWGIVQAHDAMYSAPLDVPEEGGRDRLIVMSRPNPSSGATTLSFTNERAGRVRVSVHDVAGRRVSVLANRPMQAGPVSLTWDGTGGDGQRAASGIYFLRVETPVRTGTSRIALLR
- a CDS encoding sugar transporter; protein product: MMICRKRSLRALAVAVAALSLSLPAIAQTPTEAQLDVLRSLPQAERERLLREYGVVPESATSPERDVSTPDVTSPRQQETSDLERRLSGDEAPAVPDTLGSPLAETPEGESIRSAFENFVSEAEPLVVDRDLRQFGYELFAGAPTTFAPATDIPVSPDYIIGPGDEVVVQLYGKTNRTTTLTVDRDGVIAFPELGPITVAGLTFREMKETIARDVERRMIGVEVSVSMGRLRSIRIFVLGEVFQPGSYTVSGLSTLTNALLASGGVRKIGSLRDVQLKREGELVATLDLYDLLLEGDTSGDVRLMPGDVVFVPPVGPMVGVAGEVLRPAIYEIDDGTTVAELLELAGGFTPTAHDGLLQLERVEKSGRTTYDLSLAATDLWTVQDGDLVKVYPVRDREENVVFLTGNVVRPGKRQHFDGMRVLDLIPESEDLLPETYFDYALIERENELTREPEYVGFDLGGAL